CACATCGGCATTGATCTGGTGGCCATGTGCGTGAACGACATTGTCGTCACGGGTGCAGAGCCTCTGTTCTTCCTCGATTACTACGCCACCAGCAAACTGGATGTTCCGATTGCCGCACGCGTCGTCAATGGGATTGCGGCGGGATGCGAACTATCCGGCTGTGCGCTGATCGGTGGTGAAACGGCAGAAATGCCGAGCATGTATCACGCCGGCGATTATGATCTGGCCGGATTTGCCGTAGGCGTGGTCGAACGCAGCGAAATGATCGACGGCAGCAAAGTCAAGGCGGGAGACGTATTGATCGGTCTGGCCTCTTCTGGCCCGCACTCAAATGGCTACTCGCTGATCCGAAAAATTATCGAGCGCGCCAAACCGGACATGAATGCCCAGATGGCTGATGGTCGCGCACTGGTGGAGCACCTGCTCGCTCCCACACGCATTTACACCAAGAGCGTCCTCGCACTCCGTCAAGCGGTTGAAATTCATGCGCTGAGCCACATCACCGGGGGCGGCCTCACGGACAACTTGCCGCGTGTGTACGGTGAGAACCTGACAGCCGCTATCAAACTCGACAGCTACACACGCCCCGAAATTTTCGACTGGTTGGCAGAACACGGTCGTGTCGAACCCGCTGAAATGCGCCGAACATTCAACAATGGTGTCGGCATGGTCGTCGTCGTTGCGGCCGAAGACGTCGAAAAAACACTGAGCGCCTTGAAGGCCCAAGGCGAAACCCCCTGGATTCTGGGAGAGATGTTGACGCGTGGCGATCAAGCACCCGTCGTCTATCGCTGAGCCTTTCCAAGACATGACCGATAACGCCAGTCCTAAGGCACGCCTATGCGTGTTGATCTCGGGCAGCGGATCCAATTTGCAGGCAATCATGGATGCCTGCCGCGGGCATATTCTGAATGCGACAGTGGTTCAAGTCATCAGTAATCGCGCCGATGCGCATGGCTTGATTCGAGCTCAGCAAGCCCAGATTCCAACCGAAGTGCTGAATCACAAGACTTTTGCCGACCGGCCCGGCTTCGATGCCGCACTGGCCGATCACATTGACCAATGCAATCCAGATTTCGTCGTTCTGGCCGGGTTTATGCGCATACTCACGCCGGGTTTTGTAGAACGTTTTTTAGGCAGGTTAATCAATATTCACCCATCCTTGCTGCCGAAATACCCCGGCCTGGATACGCATGCGCGTGCACTGGCGGCAGGTGATCAAGAACATGGCGCAACGGTGCATTTCGTCACCCCAACGGTTGATGCGGGGCCACCCATCGTTCAAGGTATTCTAGACGTTCTGCCGGATGACTCGGTGGACACCTTGAAAGCACGAA
This region of Halothiobacillus neapolitanus c2 genomic DNA includes:
- the purM gene encoding phosphoribosylformylglycinamidine cyclo-ligase, translated to MTTDSTQDDHTPLTYRDAGVDIDAGEALVERIKPAVKRTTRPEVIGGLGGFGGLFALGNKYKDPVLVSGTDGVGTKLRLAIDLDRHDHIGIDLVAMCVNDIVVTGAEPLFFLDYYATSKLDVPIAARVVNGIAAGCELSGCALIGGETAEMPSMYHAGDYDLAGFAVGVVERSEMIDGSKVKAGDVLIGLASSGPHSNGYSLIRKIIERAKPDMNAQMADGRALVEHLLAPTRIYTKSVLALRQAVEIHALSHITGGGLTDNLPRVYGENLTAAIKLDSYTRPEIFDWLAEHGRVEPAEMRRTFNNGVGMVVVVAAEDVEKTLSALKAQGETPWILGEMLTRGDQAPVVYR
- the purN gene encoding phosphoribosylglycinamide formyltransferase yields the protein MTDNASPKARLCVLISGSGSNLQAIMDACRGHILNATVVQVISNRADAHGLIRAQQAQIPTEVLNHKTFADRPGFDAALADHIDQCNPDFVVLAGFMRILTPGFVERFLGRLINIHPSLLPKYPGLDTHARALAAGDQEHGATVHFVTPTVDAGPPIVQGILDVLPDDSVDTLKARIHQLEHVIYPHALDQLIKGNVCYRQQKAYWTDGRESNSPDIIRL